The following nucleotide sequence is from Pyxicephalus adspersus unplaced genomic scaffold, UCB_Pads_2.0 Sca4359, whole genome shotgun sequence.
TTGGAAGCAATGTGTGACAGCACTTTATCAGAAGTATTTAACAGTcgtatctgtaaaaaaaaaagaaaaagaaaaaaaaagaaatattgtcaaACACAAACACTGCAAAAGCACAATACCGGTATTTAAATCTGGCTAAAAACGAATCAAAGAACCAAAATACAAGATTTTCAGCATGCTTGTTATCAACATTATTCTGTCAAAGGTACACCGTGctatgttttatagttttaaagcGAGATTAAAGGTTATATCTTACTATTGTTGCTTCTATGCCAGCTTGTTGCAGCAGCTCCAGGACATGGGAATACTGACATCTGACGTGAGGTTCAATGCACAGATTGTCTGCCTTGATGACCAAAATCTGGATAAGTGACAGCTTCAGTAGGGTCACATCCCGGGGGACCCAAGATGCTGTGACTTAaaggaaacaagaaaataaactaaaaaatgtatatatgcttttatttttattgtacaccGATAGAAAATGTACTGTACACACAGACAAAACACTGAAACCACCAACATGTGAAGGGAAGAAAATTAGTTATCTTTGTAAAATTGTACCTATCAAAGCATGGAATATTAGGTAGCATGTGAAAAGTCAATTCTTAAAGGTGATGTGCTgttgaaagaaggaaaaaacagcatgcttaaaaccaaactaaatttccacttttaagaatacacaatcagtcaggtcattattgcagaaagggactggcAGTGTCCTATCTGCAATGATttttcctacctgcctgatcataccaAGTTTCTGGCATAgaagctgagctgctcatgtgcagcGTCATCTTTGGTTGCAAGGATACCCGGCATTCCTGGCTTCCACGTGCCATGAATACCAATCATGATGGCCGAAGTTTGCAAGCAGGAGGTGAAGAAACAAGATGACAGTGTCCTGTGAGTAATGAGAGGTTTGGTTCCACTTTCAGAATCTGAAAGACTTGGACGAGGAATAGATTGTGATGGATCGATGACTGGGTCATCTCCAAAACAGCAGGGGTGTTCCCAATATGCAGTGGTTGGTACTTACCAAATGTGGTCTAAGAAGAAACAACCAGAGAACTAAAAAAAGGGTATTGGATTCCCAAAACTTGTGGAAGGAGAGGTAATCCTGTCCGGTCTGATCCTACAACAGACCTTcataaattatcattattattatgtccAGCCATATTCAGGGcacaaagcacttctatttaaacatcaggcaaggtcATATGAGACCCTGGTCACAAGCCTAAATTTTAGGTGTCAAAATTATAAGTGCTTCAAGAATTATTTCCAGGTAAtaaccacatca
It contains:
- the LOC140321458 gene encoding protein Lines homolog 1-like, producing MEGMIPDLRELHKKLLQAAPLHEDLHSCIALLAPCLPGEPSKSSVTASWVPRDVTLLKLSLIQILVIKADNLCIEPHVRCQYSHVLELLQQAGIEATIIRLLNTSDKVLSHIASKCLSYLVLYQLKYQ